From Anopheles funestus chromosome 3RL, idAnoFuneDA-416_04, whole genome shotgun sequence, a single genomic window includes:
- the LOC125772309 gene encoding protein KRI1 homolog translates to MSGKKILFDESDQETEVNEFRTNKSYAKHYDEFRKKEILGQLKNLKEEIGSSDSSDDETTDEEIVDPDFDKEFFRTLAFLKRKDKGKYSEEHKFFENVKPIEEVALTKRHHKDKPMTVKDYERKVMLEKGGKFEDEDDEHVHVRSDSPTLVEEENKIKDEIKQALNKLGDDESDEEELQQGKGGGLLKQRTKSAAETEKEQSDYIQWLADKKAKEPPSEEVKVLEPLKHFWTSEKLSKEDAFLKDYILNKRFVLNTGELPTYDDIVATSEDEEELEKQEDYERKYNFRFEEPDSDFIKQFPRVVEDSMRVERNKRKENRQAVKERKQKEKEQQKRELEELKALKLKEIREKIERLKEIAATENLAMNEEDLESEFDPDEHDRRMKDMFNDEYYGIDEGDQKPEFPDLDEELGVENYDVERLDDDDEEDDAGPHCEDDDFVMDCDYEEKLKSGKSAKQSFQDELMESTGKGKKKGRRQSKFREVLKAEKPLFDPEDEKTYGEYIDEYYKLDYEDMIGDVPCRFRYVETVPNDFGLTIEEILTANTRDLNKWASVKKAVQFRPKHVEMNEIEIYRRKASNDRIKRKILPSLFVEDEEVQMDEEIQDRKAKVAPGAPNMEENGNGVILKKEKIVKIKADQDNDGSISNGKARKKHNDNDSKGAPLKKKKIKEGKISYNEGDQKCTDNTESASNEIDTVTRIKTEPKVENSAVSKKKKNKQKHMQEASTSSSWKEMKTKTNSDKLLENSNNRTKTQNNHKQKRKWEPTTEEIHKSKQNGQGHGSKKRRFEQIGSSSNQNGRANSAGGSKKVDNAADQRLRAFGINPNKFHNKQVFSKQTHNGGKSTYAFSGATPVNKHVKFE, encoded by the exons ATGAGCGgtaaaaaaatactgtttgATGAGTCGGACCAAGAAACAGAGGTGAACGAGTTTCGAACCAATAAAAGTTACGCGAAGCATTACGATGAGTTTCGAAAGAAAGAGATACTCGGTCAAT tgaaaaactTAAAGGAAGAAATCGGGTCGTCGGATTCCAGCGATGATGAGACCACCGACGAAGAGATAGTTGATCCAGATTTTGACAAAGAATTCTTTCGGACTCTTGCCTTTTTGAAACGAAAAGACAAGGGCAAATACAGCGAAGAGcataaatttttcgaaaatgtgaAGCCTATTGAGGAAGTGGCCCTAACGAAGCGCCATCATAAAGATAAACCAATGACCGTGAAGGATTACGAGCGAAAAGTAATGCTGGAAAAGGGAGGCAAGTTTGAGGATGAAGATGACGAACATGTGCATGTGCGATCCGATTCCCCAACGCTAGtggaggaagaaaacaaaattaaggaCGAAATCAAACAAGCGTTGAACAAACTAGGAGATGATGAAAGCGATGAGGAGGAACTACAACAAGGGAAGGGTGGAGGTTTGCTAAAGCAAAGGACGAAAAGCGCCGCCGAAACCGAAAAAGAACAATCGGACTACATTCAATGGTTGGCAgataaaaaagcgaaggaaccACCGAGTGAGGAAGTAAAGGTACTGGAACCATTGAAACACTTTTGGACCAGTGAAAAGCTGTCGAAGGAGGACGCTTTTCTTAAGGATTACATTCTCAACAAACGGTTTGTTCTGAATACTGGGGAATTGCCAACATACGATGACATAGTGGCTACATCGGAAGACGAAGAGGAGCTGGAAAAGCAGGAAGATTACGAGCGAAAGTATAATTTCCGTTTTGAAGAACCTGATTCCGATTTTATCAAGCAGTTTCCTCGTGTGGTGGAGGATTCTATGCGCGTGGAGCGTAACAAGCGCAAGGAAAACCGGCAAGCAGTGaaggaacgaaaacaaaaagaaaaagagcaaCAGAAGCGCGAACTCGAAGAACTCAAGGCGTTGAAGTTAAAAGAAATTCGCGAAAAAATTGAACGCTTGAAGGAGATTGCGGCGACGGAAAATTTGGCCATGAACGAAGAAGATTTGGAATCGGAGTTTGACCCTGACGAGCATGATCGGCGCATGAAGGATATGTTTAACGACGAGTACTACGGGATTGATGAAGGAGATCAAAAGCCCGAATTTCCCGACCTAGATGAAGAGCTCGGTGTTGAAAATTATGACGTTGAACgtttggatgatgatgatgaagaagatgacGCTGGCCCGCACTGtgaggatgatgattttgtgATGGATTGCGACTACGAGGAAAAGTTGAAATCCGgcaaaagtgcaaaacaatCGTTTCAGGATGAACTGATGGAATCCACagggaagggaaagaaaaaaggccGCCGTCAGTCAAAGTTCCGCGAGGTGTTAAAGGCAGAAAAACCGCTGTTCGATCCGGAAGATGAGAAAACCTACGGTGAGTACATCGATGAGTACTACAAACTAGACTACGAAGATATGATCGGCGATGTACCGTGCCGCTTTCGGTACGTCGAAACGGTTCCCAATGATTTCGGTTTGACAATAGAGGAAATACTAACGGCAAACACGAGAGATCTCAACAAGTGGGCGAGCGTAAAGAAGGCTGTCCAATTCCGGCCGAAGCACGTGGAAATGAACGAAATAGAGATATACCGCCGCAAAGCTTCAAATGACAGGATAAAGCGAAAAATTTTGCCTAGCCTTTTTGTCGAAGACGAAGAAGTGCAAATGGATGAAGAAATTCAGGACCGTAAGGCAAAGGTTGCTCCTGGTGCGCCAAATATGGAGGAAAACGGAAATGGAGTAATACTcaagaaagagaaaatcgTCAAGATAAAAGCGGATCAGGATAAtgatggatcgatcagtaacGGCAAAGCTaggaaaaaacataacgaTAATGATTCAAAAGGTGCTCcgttgaagaaaaagaaaattaaagaaggaaaaatatccTATAATGAAGGTGACCAGAAGTGCACGGATAATACAGAATCAGCATCTAATGAAATAGATACAGTAACACGCATTAAAACTGAACCAAAAGTAGAGAATAGTGCTGTttccaagaaaaagaagaacaagcAGAAGCACATGCAAGAAGCAAGTACTAGTAGCAGCTGGAAAGAGatgaaaactaaaacaaattcaGACAAATTGCTAGAAAACTCAAACAATCGCACGAAAACGCAGAATAATCATAAGCAAAAGCGGAAATGGGAACCGACCACAGAAGAAATCCATAAGTCCAAACAGAACGGACAAGGACATGGATCGAAGAAAAGACGTTTTGAGCAAATTGGTTCTAGTAGTAACCAAAATGGCCGAGCAAATAGTGCTGGAGGTTCCAAGAAAGTGGATAACGCTGCTGATCAGCGATTGCGAGCGTTTGGAATAAATCCTAACAAGTTCCACAATAAGCAAGTTTTTAGCAAGCAAACGCATAATGGCGGCAAATCAACCTATGCCTTTTCAGGTGCGACACCGGTGAATAAACATGTAAAGTTTGAATAA
- the LOC125771373 gene encoding autophagy protein 12-like, whose translation MAEESETTGIDNSSDKDLATNVENLSLAGQKVEKQEAKKIDIVLHATGSAPILKQKKWSVDQEKPISAIVKFIHKYLKLDPEERLFLYINQTFAPSPDQIIKNLYECYGTNGKLILHYAKTQAWG comes from the exons ATGGCAGAAGAATCGGAAACGACCGGTATTGATAACAGCAGTGATAAAGATTTAGCAACAAACGTGGAAAATCTTTCTCTAGCGGGTCAGAAGGTGGAAAAGCAGGAAGCAAAGAAAA TTGATATTGTACTTCATGCCACTGGCAGTGCTCCGattttgaagcaaaagaagTGGTCAGTAGATCAGGAAAAGCCCATCAGCGCGATTGTAAAATTTATACATAAATATCTTAAGCTGGACCCGGAAGAACGATTG TTTCTCTACATCAATCAAACGTTTGCACCGTCGCCGGATCAGATTATAAAGAACCTGTACGAATGTTATGGCACCAATGGTAAATTGATTCTTCATTACGCCAAAACTCAAGCCTGGGGATAG
- the LOC125771346 gene encoding NADH dehydrogenase [ubiquinone] 1 beta subcomplex subunit 5, mitochondrial produces the protein MAIFSCLARSGQFSARFGALLNNPALLEARKHALTGARPMSGGHGPKNFTITPSRFQWHKFKDMFHYYIMVGLIPVGAVVFYANVFVGPATLTETPDDYAPKHWEYHRHPITRFIARYILPNPQQEYEKILHHIYEENEKAQIRALEKDVRAKMAERNDYQSYYYRPAIGKYHRVAKEAADKLEALRGD, from the exons ATGGCAATTTTCAGCTGCTTGGCTCGTTCCGGCCAATTTTCGGCTCGTTTCGGGGCCCTGTTGAACAATCCGGCGTTGTTGGAGGCAAGAAAACATG CCCTCACCGGTGCGCGCCCGATGTCCGGAGGCCATGGACCGAAGAACTTCACCATCACGCCATCCCGCTTCCAATGGCACAAGTTCAAGGATATGTTCCACTACTATATTATGGTCGGGTTGATCCCGGTTGGTGCGGTTGTTTTTTATGCAAACGTTTTCGTTGGCCCAGCAACGCTCACCGAAACGCCGGATGATTACGCGCCAAAGCACTGGGAGTACCATCGGCATCCTATCACGCGTTTCATCGCTAGATACATACTGCCAAACCCGCAGCAAGAGTACGAAAAGATTCTGCACCATATTTACGAAGAGAACGAAAAGGCACAAATCCGTGCGCTAGAGAAGGATGTCCGTGCGAAAATGGCCGAGCGCAACGATTATCAGTCGTATTATTACCGTCCGGCCATTGGAAAGTATCACCGGGTGGCGAAGGAGGCAGCTGATAAGTTGGAGGCACTGCGTGGTGATTAA